Proteins from a single region of Pseudopedobacter saltans DSM 12145:
- a CDS encoding transposase-like zinc-binding domain-containing protein: MSLQEEYPSKCPKCLSESVVKSGLINNKQRFKCKDCNYFFTVGKLGKSVDNYYVIKALQLYLEGISYREIERILGISHVTVMNIVKRHLGEKPVVNKYKPSYKIMRYQELVDFFVNKESLKGQGLVVTELGDKYMVITWDRFKR, encoded by the coding sequence ATGAGCCTTCAGGAAGAATATCCTTCAAAATGTCCCAAGTGCCTTTCGGAAAGTGTGGTGAAAAGTGGTTTGATCAATAATAAGCAAAGATTTAAATGTAAAGATTGCAATTACTTTTTTACGGTAGGGAAATTGGGTAAAAGCGTAGATAACTATTACGTTATAAAGGCTTTGCAGTTATATTTGGAAGGTATATCCTATAGGGAAATCGAAAGGATTTTGGGGATTAGTCACGTTACAGTTATGAATATTGTGAAAAGACATCTTGGAGAAAAACCTGTGGTAAATAAATATAAACCCAGTTATAAAATTATGCGTTATCAGGAATTGGTTGATTTTTTTGTTAACAAAGAAAGTTTGAAAGGTCAGGGATTGGTGGTTACCGAGTTGGGTGATAAATATATGGTTATCACCTGGGATAGATTTAAGCGATAG
- a CDS encoding MFS transporter, translating into MAETLPKEKVENKNLWKVIGVSSAGTLIEWYDFYIFGSLAVVIATKFFPQDNPTAAFLSTLATFAAGFVVRPFGALFFGRLGDLIGRKYTFMVTLLLMGLSTFAIGLIPGYETIGFAAPVLVLVLRLLQGLALGGEYGGAATYVAEHSEPNKRGLRTSWIQTTATIGLFISLFVILITRNSMDKASFEDWGWRVPFLLSIVMVVVSYFIRRNMDESPLFKKAKAEGKTVANPLKESFGKKYNFKFVLLALFGAAMGQGVIWYTGQFYALSFLQTVCHVEFEQTNYIIATALMMGTGFFVFFGWLSDKIGRKGIMLAGMLIAIFTYRPIYDKIYKTSSLEGKVEMIDRATTDISYSTIHDGADSVKITTVQKLYEDGTTYQEITTLNLTTNQTTVKKITDLSDGAFWTIVLLVFVQVIYVAMVYGPIAAFLVEMFPTNIRYTSMSLPYHIGNGVFGGLLPAIATYLATKAETANTVAAAAGEVLPFDKPYLEGLWYPIIIAGISFVIGILYIDTKQKAKD; encoded by the coding sequence ATGGCAGAAACACTTCCTAAAGAGAAGGTTGAAAATAAAAACCTTTGGAAAGTTATAGGCGTCTCTTCAGCAGGGACATTAATTGAATGGTACGATTTTTACATTTTTGGTAGCCTGGCTGTTGTTATAGCAACCAAATTTTTTCCACAGGATAATCCCACGGCGGCATTTTTATCTACATTGGCAACGTTTGCAGCTGGTTTCGTGGTGAGGCCGTTTGGAGCTCTTTTCTTTGGGCGTCTGGGCGATCTGATAGGTAGAAAATACACTTTTATGGTAACGTTGTTGCTGATGGGCTTGTCTACATTTGCTATCGGACTTATACCAGGGTATGAAACAATAGGTTTCGCTGCACCTGTATTGGTATTGGTTTTACGCCTTTTGCAGGGACTTGCTTTAGGAGGAGAGTATGGTGGAGCCGCAACTTATGTAGCAGAGCATTCTGAACCGAATAAAAGAGGTTTACGCACTTCATGGATTCAAACGACCGCAACTATAGGCCTTTTTATCTCTCTTTTTGTTATCCTGATAACCAGAAACTCTATGGATAAAGCGTCTTTTGAAGACTGGGGATGGCGTGTACCTTTCCTATTATCGATTGTAATGGTGGTTGTTTCTTATTTCATCAGAAGGAATATGGACGAATCTCCACTTTTCAAAAAAGCAAAAGCTGAAGGCAAGACCGTAGCCAATCCTCTAAAGGAATCTTTCGGTAAAAAATACAACTTCAAGTTTGTGCTGCTTGCTTTATTTGGAGCAGCTATGGGACAGGGAGTAATCTGGTACACGGGCCAATTTTATGCATTATCATTTTTACAAACCGTTTGTCATGTAGAGTTTGAACAAACAAACTATATTATTGCCACAGCTCTAATGATGGGAACCGGTTTTTTTGTGTTTTTTGGATGGCTTTCAGATAAAATTGGCAGAAAGGGAATTATGCTTGCAGGTATGTTAATTGCAATCTTTACCTACAGACCCATTTATGATAAAATTTATAAAACATCCAGTTTAGAAGGTAAAGTGGAAATGATAGACAGGGCGACAACCGATATTAGCTATTCTACAATTCATGATGGAGCAGATTCAGTTAAGATTACAACTGTGCAAAAATTGTATGAGGATGGTACTACTTATCAGGAAATCACTACTTTAAATCTTACCACAAACCAGACCACGGTGAAAAAGATTACCGATTTGTCGGATGGAGCATTTTGGACCATTGTACTTTTGGTTTTTGTACAAGTTATTTATGTGGCCATGGTGTACGGCCCAATAGCTGCGTTTCTGGTAGAAATGTTCCCAACTAATATTCGCTATACTTCTATGTCTTTACCTTATCATATTGGTAATGGTGTTTTCGGAGGGCTCTTACCTGCAATTGCAACTTATCTGGCAACTAAGGCTGAGACAGCAAATACTGTTGCCGCTGCGGCTGGTGAAGTATTACCTTTTGATAAGCCTTATTTAGAGGGGTTGTGGTATCCGATAATAATTGCCGGTATTTCTTTTGTGATAGGCATACTATATATCGATACCAAACAAAAAGCAAAGGATTAA
- a CDS encoding DUF6814 family protein gives MNAIRRFLGIVWMIVGIVAGYYLLVSQAIPKFGTGTTEDLVPAIIYSFILAPIITGGMFVFGLYCLQGEYDFKD, from the coding sequence ATGAATGCAATCAGAAGATTTTTGGGAATTGTATGGATGATAGTTGGCATTGTTGCAGGCTATTATCTTTTAGTAAGTCAGGCCATACCAAAATTTGGAACCGGCACTACAGAAGATCTCGTACCGGCTATAATATATAGCTTCATATTAGCTCCGATTATAACGGGAGGGATGTTTGTTTTTGGATTGTATTGCCTTCAGGGAGAGTATGATTTCAAAGATTGA
- a CDS encoding sensor histidine kinase translates to MGIGVLISISFGYLLALFMLAYGAERNPKQLSRFKPVIYSFSIAVYCSAWAFYGSIGKATQDGLEFLAVYIGPTITAPVWFLLLRKIIRISKAQRITSIADFISARYGKKAGLGTLVTIVCVIGLVPYIALQIKAIAITFGFLLENVSQRKIYTLPNTQILQNISFWITVSLAVFMMFFGTRKIDSAEKHEGMVAAVAFESIVKLLAFLVGGIFIVYFIFNGVADVFQQTAKNEVFQQAFLIKEQRGYVDWLVICLLSALAVILLPRQFQVSVVENTNEKHLNKSLWLFPLYMLIINLFVLPVALAGIMLFGNSLQADYAILSIPFSNNQQFLALLVYLGGFSAATGMIIVETIALSTMLSNNLLLPIILKVNPLKEAFLGNAERSVKIIRRFSIVLILLLAYLYFAKVAESYSLVSTGLISFAAVAQFAPAVIGGLFWKGGNHKGALLGIIIGVVIWFYTLIIPDMIGVGLLPAHILEQGLFGITFLKPHALFGLTALSPLTHAFFWSMFANISVYIFCSLFLETEQSESVQSRLFVDVFKYQTPYELSVQRSGKAKLSQILFFLHQFLGEEKTERLIQEFQEKYNVKALGANEFADQRLLSFTEKVLSGVIGTASSRILIDSILKEEEISLSEVVELIKESQQLLSLNKELEQTSLELKKVSDSLSQANQKMKDAEVLKDEFLYSITHELRTPLTSIRAFSEILYDNPDIDEHQRRTFLATMIKEIERLSSLITRVLDLERLESGKEEINKTAVNLKSLIEEELNALSKLFNDRNFRIVKEIGFERDIIADKSLLSRLLQNLFSNAIKYVDVEDPLLKVVVVEDRDMIKIEISDNGKGIDEKHRQHIFSKFYQIQSANHQGSGLGLAICKRITDLHEGEIWVENAKEGGAGFFFILPKGV, encoded by the coding sequence ATGGGAATAGGAGTACTCATATCAATTTCTTTTGGATACCTGCTGGCACTTTTTATGCTGGCTTACGGAGCTGAACGGAACCCGAAGCAGCTGAGTAGATTTAAACCCGTAATTTATTCTTTTTCAATAGCAGTTTATTGTTCTGCATGGGCTTTTTATGGTAGTATAGGAAAGGCCACTCAGGACGGCTTGGAGTTTTTGGCAGTGTACATTGGCCCAACGATTACAGCTCCGGTATGGTTTTTATTACTTAGAAAAATTATACGTATTTCTAAAGCGCAACGGATAACTTCGATAGCGGACTTCATATCTGCAAGGTATGGTAAAAAAGCTGGCCTAGGTACATTAGTGACGATAGTTTGTGTAATAGGATTGGTGCCTTACATCGCATTACAGATAAAAGCGATAGCAATCACTTTTGGTTTTTTGTTGGAAAACGTATCGCAGCGAAAAATATATACTCTTCCAAACACACAAATACTTCAGAATATTTCATTTTGGATTACAGTTTCACTGGCGGTATTTATGATGTTTTTTGGCACCAGGAAAATTGATTCTGCTGAAAAACATGAAGGTATGGTTGCAGCTGTAGCATTTGAATCGATAGTCAAATTGCTGGCTTTTTTAGTAGGCGGAATATTTATAGTTTATTTTATATTTAACGGGGTTGCTGATGTTTTTCAGCAAACCGCAAAAAATGAAGTTTTCCAGCAAGCTTTTCTTATTAAAGAACAGCGGGGGTATGTAGACTGGTTGGTTATTTGTTTATTATCTGCATTGGCAGTAATACTTTTGCCCAGACAATTTCAGGTCTCCGTGGTGGAAAATACAAACGAAAAGCATTTGAATAAGTCGCTATGGCTTTTTCCTTTATATATGCTTATTATTAATTTGTTTGTGTTGCCGGTTGCTTTGGCGGGGATTATGCTTTTTGGAAATTCACTTCAGGCAGATTATGCCATCTTATCTATCCCTTTTTCAAATAATCAGCAATTTTTGGCTTTATTAGTTTATCTGGGAGGATTTTCTGCTGCTACGGGGATGATTATCGTAGAGACAATCGCACTAAGTACAATGTTGAGCAATAATCTGCTTTTACCCATTATTTTAAAAGTCAATCCTTTAAAAGAAGCTTTTTTAGGAAATGCAGAGCGTTCCGTTAAAATAATCAGAAGGTTTTCTATAGTTTTAATCCTCTTGCTGGCATATCTCTATTTTGCCAAAGTTGCCGAAAGTTACTCTTTAGTTTCCACCGGACTTATTTCCTTTGCTGCAGTTGCTCAGTTTGCTCCTGCGGTTATTGGTGGCCTGTTTTGGAAAGGAGGAAATCATAAAGGAGCACTGTTGGGAATCATCATAGGTGTTGTTATTTGGTTTTATACCCTGATTATTCCAGACATGATAGGAGTTGGCTTGCTTCCTGCTCACATACTTGAACAAGGTTTATTCGGAATAACTTTTCTGAAACCACATGCACTGTTTGGTCTAACCGCACTATCGCCTTTAACGCATGCTTTCTTTTGGAGTATGTTTGCTAATATAAGTGTTTATATTTTTTGTTCTTTGTTTCTTGAAACTGAACAGTCGGAAAGCGTACAGTCTAGATTGTTTGTGGATGTTTTTAAATATCAGACACCCTATGAGCTTTCGGTGCAACGGAGTGGAAAAGCAAAACTATCACAAATTCTGTTTTTTCTTCATCAGTTTCTTGGAGAAGAAAAAACAGAGCGTTTGATTCAGGAATTTCAGGAGAAGTATAATGTAAAAGCGTTGGGGGCAAATGAGTTTGCCGATCAGCGACTACTCAGCTTTACTGAAAAAGTACTTTCAGGTGTTATCGGTACCGCGTCTTCAAGAATCCTGATTGACTCGATACTTAAAGAAGAGGAAATAAGTTTGAGCGAGGTAGTAGAGTTGATAAAGGAATCTCAACAGCTTTTGTCCTTAAATAAGGAGCTAGAACAAACATCTTTAGAGCTTAAGAAAGTTTCAGATTCCTTATCCCAGGCAAATCAGAAAATGAAGGATGCAGAGGTGTTAAAAGACGAATTTTTATATAGTATTACGCATGAGCTCCGAACTCCTCTGACTTCTATAAGGGCTTTTTCGGAGATTTTATACGATAATCCAGATATAGACGAGCATCAAAGAAGAACCTTTTTAGCTACTATGATTAAGGAAATCGAGCGGTTAAGCAGTTTGATTACCCGAGTTTTGGATTTAGAACGCTTGGAATCTGGAAAAGAGGAAATAAACAAAACCGCCGTTAATTTAAAAAGTTTGATTGAAGAAGAGCTGAACGCACTTTCGAAATTATTTAATGACAGAAATTTTAGGATAGTTAAAGAAATCGGTTTTGAAAGAGATATCATAGCTGATAAATCATTATTGTCACGGCTATTACAAAACCTATTTTCAAACGCAATTAAATATGTAGATGTGGAAGATCCATTGCTTAAAGTTGTGGTAGTAGAAGATAGAGATATGATAAAGATAGAGATTAGTGATAATGGAAAGGGAATAGACGAAAAGCACAGACAGCATATTTTTAGCAAATTCTATCAGATCCAATCTGCAAATCATCAGGGAAGCGGTTTGGGGTTGGCTATCTGTAAGCGTATAACAGATTTACACGAGGGAGAAATATGGGTTGAGAATGCTAAAGAAGGAGGCGCGGGTTTTTTCTTCATTTTACCAAAAGGAGTATAA
- a CDS encoding response regulator: MSGVDLKNKKILIVDDDPSIVMSLEFLLQKSGSKVFIASNGREAMEKIDAHQPDLVLLDIMMPEVDGYEVCEYVKKNYAIPAIKVIFISAKSKDEDIKKAYTKGADLFVIKPFSTRRLLEKIASLLKAKNKHTK, encoded by the coding sequence ATGAGCGGTGTAGATTTAAAAAATAAGAAAATATTAATTGTTGATGATGACCCTTCTATTGTAATGTCTTTGGAGTTCTTGCTACAGAAATCTGGAAGCAAAGTTTTTATAGCTTCAAACGGTCGGGAAGCTATGGAGAAAATAGATGCACATCAACCTGATTTGGTGCTTTTGGATATCATGATGCCGGAAGTTGACGGCTATGAAGTATGCGAGTATGTCAAAAAAAATTACGCTATCCCAGCTATAAAGGTTATTTTTATATCTGCAAAGAGCAAAGACGAGGACATTAAGAAAGCCTATACTAAGGGAGCTGACTTATTTGTTATAAAGCCATTTTCTACCCGTAGACTATTGGAGAAAATAGCAAGCCTATTAAAAGCAAAAAATAAACACACTAAATAA
- the acs gene encoding acetate--CoA ligase, which yields MDLRIRSFEEYEKAYKHSVEQPEEFWAGVADNFLWRKKWDKVLNWNFKEPNIKWFEGGKLNITENCLDRHLEERGDEPAIIWESNDPEEHHRILTYKNLHDKVSLFANVLKNNGAKKGDRICIYMPMVPELAIAVLACARIGAVHSVIFGGFSAQSIADRIQDAQCNIVVTADGSFRGTKDVSLKSVMDDALVVCPSVQKVIVLTRSRTPVSMIKGRDVWWQDEINKVETLGLTECPAEEMDAEDPLFILYTSGSTGKPKGVVHTCGGYMVYTGYTFRNVFQYNPGEVYFCTADIGWITGHSYIVYGPLSQGATSLMFEGIPTWPDAGRFWDIVEKFKVNILYTAPTAIRSLMQYGTSFVEGKDLSSLRVLGSVGEPINEEAWNWFNEEIGKKKCPIVDTWWQTENGGILISPLAGITPTKPCFATLPLPGVQPVIVNEKGDILEGNGVEGNLCIKFPWPGMLRTTYGDHERCRTTYFATYDNMYFTGDGCLRDEDGYYRITGRVDDVINVSGHRIGTAEVENAINMFSDVIESAVVGYPHDIKGQGLYAYVILAKEPTDVELTKKDISATVSRLIGPIAKPDKIQFVYGLPKTRSGKIMRRILRKIAEGDLSNLGDTSTLLDPAVVDDIKDNRL from the coding sequence ATGGATTTGAGAATTAGATCGTTTGAAGAATACGAGAAAGCGTACAAACATAGTGTAGAACAACCAGAAGAGTTTTGGGCTGGTGTTGCCGATAACTTTTTATGGAGAAAAAAGTGGGACAAAGTTCTTAACTGGAACTTTAAGGAGCCTAATATCAAGTGGTTCGAAGGGGGAAAGCTTAATATCACAGAAAACTGTCTGGATAGACATTTGGAAGAAAGAGGAGATGAGCCAGCCATTATTTGGGAATCGAATGACCCGGAAGAACATCACAGAATTTTAACCTATAAAAACCTTCATGATAAAGTTTCGCTTTTTGCGAATGTATTGAAAAACAATGGCGCGAAAAAAGGTGATAGAATCTGTATTTATATGCCAATGGTGCCGGAATTGGCAATTGCCGTCTTGGCATGTGCCAGAATTGGTGCTGTTCATTCGGTAATTTTTGGAGGATTTTCTGCCCAATCTATTGCCGACAGAATCCAGGATGCACAGTGTAATATTGTAGTAACTGCAGATGGCTCTTTCAGGGGGACTAAAGATGTAAGCTTAAAAAGCGTTATGGATGACGCATTAGTTGTATGTCCGTCGGTTCAAAAAGTAATTGTACTAACCAGAAGCCGTACTCCGGTTTCGATGATAAAAGGCCGTGACGTTTGGTGGCAGGATGAAATCAATAAAGTAGAGACTTTGGGGTTGACAGAATGCCCTGCGGAAGAAATGGATGCAGAAGATCCATTGTTTATACTTTATACTTCGGGCTCTACAGGAAAGCCCAAAGGTGTAGTGCATACCTGCGGTGGATATATGGTTTACACCGGATACACTTTCCGAAATGTTTTTCAATATAATCCTGGAGAGGTTTATTTCTGTACTGCAGATATTGGTTGGATTACGGGGCATTCTTACATTGTATACGGACCATTGTCTCAAGGGGCAACTTCTTTAATGTTTGAAGGTATTCCTACGTGGCCGGATGCCGGTAGATTTTGGGACATCGTAGAAAAATTCAAAGTTAATATATTATATACAGCACCTACGGCAATCAGATCGTTGATGCAATATGGAACCAGTTTCGTAGAGGGAAAAGATTTAAGTTCTTTACGCGTTCTGGGTTCGGTTGGCGAACCAATTAACGAGGAGGCCTGGAATTGGTTTAACGAAGAAATCGGGAAGAAAAAATGTCCAATTGTAGATACCTGGTGGCAGACGGAAAATGGCGGGATTTTAATTTCTCCTTTGGCAGGAATAACGCCAACTAAACCATGTTTTGCTACTTTACCTTTACCTGGGGTTCAGCCTGTTATAGTTAACGAGAAGGGAGATATATTAGAGGGGAATGGTGTAGAAGGTAATTTGTGCATAAAATTCCCTTGGCCGGGTATGTTAAGAACTACATATGGAGATCATGAGCGTTGCAGAACAACTTATTTTGCGACTTATGACAATATGTATTTTACGGGAGATGGTTGTTTAAGAGATGAGGATGGTTACTATAGAATTACGGGAAGGGTAGATGATGTAATTAACGTTTCTGGACACCGAATTGGAACGGCCGAAGTAGAAAACGCGATTAACATGTTTTCTGATGTGATTGAATCTGCGGTAGTAGGTTATCCACATGATATTAAAGGGCAGGGATTGTATGCTTATGTTATTTTAGCTAAAGAACCAACCGACGTAGAGCTGACGAAAAAAGATATTTCGGCAACAGTCAGCAGATTAATTGGCCCAATAGCTAAACCGGATAAAATTCAATTCGTGTATGGTTTGCCAAAAACCAGATCGGGGAAGATTATGCGTAGAATTTTGAGGAAAATAGCGGAAGGGGACTTGTCTAATTTAGGAGACACTTCCACTTTACTGGATCCGGCCGTAGTAGATGATATAAAGGATAATCGTTTATAA
- a CDS encoding CsbD family protein, which produces MDKLELKGKWNELKGKVKQAYADLTDDDLKYEEGKDDELLGKLQQKTGKTRDQVVDWLKSL; this is translated from the coding sequence ATGGACAAATTAGAATTGAAAGGAAAGTGGAACGAATTAAAAGGAAAAGTTAAACAAGCATATGCAGACTTAACAGATGATGATTTAAAGTATGAAGAAGGGAAAGATGACGAATTGTTAGGTAAATTGCAACAAAAAACGGGTAAAACCCGAGACCAGGTTGTAGACTGGTTAAAAAGTTTGTAA
- the surE gene encoding 5'/3'-nucleotidase SurE, with product MKKHQPTILVVNDDGIIAPGIKALIEVVKGIGKVVVVAPDSPQSGTGHAITISKPLRLDKVEMYEGIEMYKCSGTPVDCVKLAVNKIFKGHKPDICVSGINHGLNSSINVIYSGTMSAAVEGAIESIPSIGFSLDDFTWTANFEHCKKFVEKLVLQVLEHGLPQGVLLNVNFPAGEDIKGLKICRQANAKWKEEFDERIDPYHRNYYWLTGVFQNFDKGEDSDVWALENGYASVVPVQFDLTAHHAMSILNTWDLNV from the coding sequence ATGAAAAAACATCAACCGACCATCCTTGTCGTCAATGACGATGGTATTATTGCGCCTGGTATAAAAGCATTAATCGAAGTTGTTAAGGGAATAGGAAAAGTTGTAGTAGTAGCTCCCGATAGTCCTCAATCTGGAACTGGACATGCCATAACCATCAGCAAACCACTACGACTGGATAAAGTTGAAATGTACGAAGGCATAGAGATGTACAAATGTTCCGGAACTCCTGTAGATTGTGTGAAATTGGCGGTGAATAAGATTTTTAAAGGGCATAAGCCTGATATTTGTGTTTCCGGAATTAATCATGGGCTAAACAGTTCTATCAATGTAATTTATTCGGGAACTATGTCTGCTGCGGTTGAAGGAGCTATTGAAAGTATACCGTCTATAGGTTTTTCTCTGGATGATTTTACATGGACAGCAAATTTTGAACACTGCAAGAAATTTGTTGAAAAGCTTGTGCTGCAGGTTTTGGAGCATGGACTTCCACAGGGAGTTCTTTTAAATGTGAATTTTCCGGCCGGAGAAGATATTAAAGGTTTAAAGATATGCCGCCAGGCCAATGCTAAATGGAAAGAAGAGTTTGACGAGCGAATAGATCCATACCATAGAAATTATTACTGGTTAACAGGTGTTTTTCAGAATTTTGATAAAGGTGAAGATTCAGATGTATGGGCTTTGGAGAACGGATACGCATCAGTAGTTCCTGTACAGTTTGACCTTACTGCACATCATGCGATGTCAATTTTAAATACTTGGGATTTAAATGTTTAA
- the lpxB gene encoding lipid-A-disaccharide synthase, producing MKYYLIAGEASGDLHGANLMKALKKQDNDTQFRFFGGDLMQEQGGTLVKHYKDMAFMGFVEVLLNLSTVLKNISFCKQDVFSYKPDVLILIDFPGFNLKIADFAKKNNIKVFYYISPKVWAWNQKRVLKIKKVVDRMFCIFPFEVDFYKKWGMDVDYVGNPLLDAIHDFKENPDFRASHQLEGKKIVALLPGSRKQELNYLLPTMISVVDQFPKYQFVIAGAPNFSKDDYETYMQGRNLPVVFGETYDLLSNSEAAIVTSGTATLETALFKIPEVVVYKGNPISIGIAKLLVKIGFISLVNLIVNREIVKELIQEDCNTQKLGEELSKILSGTGREQMLADYEELMEKMGKPGASEKTAQLMIKYLS from the coding sequence ATGAAATATTACTTAATAGCAGGAGAAGCTTCTGGTGATTTACATGGAGCAAACCTAATGAAGGCGTTAAAAAAACAGGATAATGATACTCAATTTAGATTCTTTGGTGGTGATTTGATGCAGGAACAAGGAGGCACTTTAGTAAAGCACTATAAAGACATGGCATTTATGGGATTTGTAGAAGTATTGCTAAACCTGTCTACGGTACTAAAAAATATTTCTTTTTGTAAACAAGATGTTTTTTCCTATAAACCTGATGTATTAATTTTAATAGATTTTCCTGGTTTTAATCTTAAGATTGCTGACTTTGCAAAAAAAAATAATATAAAGGTATTCTACTATATCTCACCAAAAGTTTGGGCATGGAACCAAAAAAGGGTACTGAAGATTAAGAAAGTTGTCGATCGTATGTTCTGCATTTTTCCGTTCGAAGTAGATTTTTATAAGAAATGGGGAATGGATGTTGATTATGTAGGAAACCCTTTATTGGATGCCATTCATGATTTTAAAGAGAATCCGGATTTTAGGGCTTCACATCAACTGGAAGGAAAGAAAATAGTAGCACTATTGCCCGGAAGCCGAAAACAGGAACTAAACTATTTGCTGCCAACGATGATTTCGGTGGTAGACCAATTTCCGAAATATCAATTCGTTATTGCAGGAGCACCGAATTTTTCAAAGGATGATTACGAAACTTATATGCAGGGGAGAAATTTGCCTGTAGTATTTGGTGAGACTTATGATCTGTTGAGTAATTCCGAGGCGGCAATTGTAACTTCGGGAACAGCAACCTTAGAAACCGCTTTATTTAAAATTCCAGAAGTCGTTGTTTATAAAGGAAACCCAATTTCTATAGGCATAGCTAAATTATTGGTTAAAATCGGTTTTATTTCTTTGGTGAATTTAATTGTCAATCGGGAGATTGTTAAAGAGCTGATTCAGGAAGATTGTAATACCCAAAAACTAGGAGAAGAATTATCCAAAATATTGTCTGGCACCGGACGGGAGCAGATGTTGGCGGATTATGAGGAGTTGATGGAGAAGATGGGAAAACCCGGTGCTTCGGAGAAAACAGCACAATTGATGATTAAGTATTTGAGTTAA
- a CDS encoding helix-turn-helix domain-containing protein has protein sequence MPKYYFDRLEYLDELIRHRRTGSPSQLAEKFNVSKRTVFEYIEILKSLGAEVEYCRYRETYYYKRQGRFDFHFKLINTLVILLMQFVISLESYLF, from the coding sequence ATGCCAAAATATTACTTCGATAGACTTGAATATCTAGATGAATTGATACGACATAGAAGAACAGGAAGTCCATCCCAATTAGCCGAAAAATTTAATGTGTCTAAACGTACTGTTTTTGAATATATAGAGATTTTAAAATCTCTGGGAGCTGAGGTTGAATATTGTAGATATAGGGAGACATATTATTATAAACGACAGGGGCGATTTGATTTCCATTTTAAGTTAATCAATACGCTAGTGATTTTGTTAATGCAATTTGTTATCTCGTTGGAAAGCTATTTGTTTTAA
- a CDS encoding efflux RND transporter periplasmic adaptor subunit: MILRIPIPLFVLAVIVSCNNTETTDSDNVIQKSPFQKTEVVVQTVPVKTGVFNQEIISNGKVFAENNAEIKFPVYGAIQQIFVKNGQRISKGQLLATLDDTDLRNKFNRIKEALEKAQVDLDDRLIDYGYRLKDSTKVPADIMKMARIKSGYASVRFDYAEALASLGKTRIIAPFSGKIANMEAREFNTSDNFRKLCTLIDDSRLNVEFNVLETEYHSISKGSAIEVSPYGSNISVKGIVSDINPLIDDNGMIKITGVINNIGENLLNGMSVKVIIKKGIPEQMFIPKQAVLQRQDRQVVFTYENGRSKWNYVETELQNTHLVTIKSGLKNGQQVIISNNFNLAHDAEVILDDSKSEPQ, translated from the coding sequence ATGATATTAAGAATTCCTATACCACTTTTTGTTTTGGCAGTTATCGTATCCTGTAATAATACCGAAACGACAGATTCAGATAATGTTATCCAAAAAAGCCCTTTTCAAAAAACAGAAGTCGTAGTGCAAACCGTACCTGTAAAAACAGGTGTCTTCAATCAGGAAATTATTAGTAATGGAAAAGTTTTTGCTGAAAATAACGCAGAAATAAAGTTTCCGGTATATGGTGCCATCCAACAAATTTTTGTTAAAAACGGACAAAGAATATCAAAAGGACAACTCCTTGCTACTCTCGATGACACAGACTTAAGAAACAAATTTAATCGTATTAAGGAAGCTCTGGAAAAAGCTCAGGTCGATCTGGATGATCGGCTTATAGATTATGGTTATCGTCTAAAAGATTCGACAAAAGTTCCTGCCGATATTATGAAAATGGCTCGTATTAAAAGCGGATATGCAAGTGTCCGGTTTGATTACGCAGAAGCTTTGGCAAGTTTAGGAAAGACTCGGATTATTGCACCCTTTTCGGGGAAAATTGCCAATATGGAAGCACGAGAATTCAATACGAGCGATAACTTTAGGAAATTATGTACCTTAATAGATGATTCTCGCTTGAATGTAGAATTTAATGTACTGGAAACCGAATATCACTCTATTTCAAAAGGTTCCGCAATTGAGGTATCTCCTTATGGAAGTAATATCTCGGTAAAAGGAATCGTATCTGATATTAACCCTTTGATAGATGATAACGGAATGATTAAGATTACCGGAGTAATAAATAATATCGGTGAAAATTTGTTAAATGGAATGAGTGTTAAAGTTATTATAAAAAAAGGTATTCCGGAACAAATGTTTATTCCTAAACAGGCAGTATTGCAAAGACAAGATAGGCAAGTTGTTTTTACTTACGAAAATGGTCGGTCGAAATGGAATTATGTAGAAACCGAACTCCAGAATACTCATTTAGTAACTATTAAATCGGGATTAAAAAATGGTCAGCAAGTTATTATAAGTAATAATTTTAATTTGGCGCATGATGCCGAAGTGATTCTGGATGATAGCAAATCAGAACCCCAATAA